A genomic region of Raphanus sativus cultivar WK10039 chromosome 6, ASM80110v3, whole genome shotgun sequence contains the following coding sequences:
- the LOC108811247 gene encoding uncharacterized protein LOC108811247: protein MKVEWPELKGVNGIEAKKKIESDNPHVTAFIYPQDIYLPAINCCNRVIVPSDDCPNGPVTNSPIIG from the exons ATGAAGGTGGAGTGGCCAGAGCTAAAAGGAGTGAATGGAATCGAAGCGAAGAAAAAGATAGAAAGTGATAATCCACATGTGACTGCTTTTATATATCCTCAAGATATCTATCTACCAGCCATCAATTGTTGTAATCGTGTTATC GTTCCAAGCGACGATTGCCCCAACGGTCCAGTCACCAACAGTCCTATTATTGGATAA